From one Actinopolyspora saharensis genomic stretch:
- a CDS encoding type II toxin-antitoxin system VapC family toxin — protein sequence MTLLYADTSALVSAYFADEDAHTEYRGLLLEGESPVVTSELTRIEFASAVSAAQRGDRAATITRVLDRFDRDCGNEGPIAVLRMDPGVIVPRARELVLSHPMRTLDAMHLGAALEQAAPLAAGDDLVMVTRDDRQAAAARERGLPVR from the coding sequence GTGACTCTCCTGTACGCCGACACCAGCGCTCTCGTCAGCGCTTACTTCGCCGACGAGGACGCGCACACCGAGTACCGCGGATTGCTGCTCGAGGGCGAGTCCCCCGTGGTCACCAGCGAGCTGACCCGAATCGAGTTCGCCTCGGCCGTTTCCGCCGCCCAGCGCGGCGATCGTGCCGCCACGATCACCCGGGTGCTCGACCGGTTCGACCGCGACTGCGGGAACGAGGGCCCCATCGCCGTGCTGCGGATGGATCCGGGGGTGATCGTGCCCAGGGCCAGGGAACTGGTGCTGTCGCACCCGATGCGCACGCTGGACGCCATGCACCTGGGGGCAGCCCTCGAACAGGCCGCTCCGCTCGCGGCGGGCGACGACCTGGTGATGGTGACCCGGGACGACAGGCAGGCAGCCGCCGCGCGGGAACGCGGCCTGCCCGTGCGGTGA
- a CDS encoding multifunctional oxoglutarate decarboxylase/oxoglutarate dehydrogenase thiamine pyrophosphate-binding subunit/dihydrolipoyllysine-residue succinyltransferase subunit, giving the protein MSSSSPASQFGPNEWLIEEMYEQYLNDPSSVDSAWHEFFADYRPGQTTTGETSAEAASATASRTTSTATKADQQNGQVHNGATVSSAPADAQRPSSQGTAGSQPTQQQTASAKNGAAQDGARQSSAQQASKPSPQEAAKAAPVKEESGGDETKTLRGPAAAIAKNMEQSLSVPTATSVRAIPAKLLFDNRIVINNHLKRNKGGKISFTHLIGYALVRALRDFPGMNRHYGEDAKGKPAVVTPEHVNLGLAIDLPGKDGSRNLVVASIKACENMSFLQFWQAYEDIIRKARNNALTAEDFAGTTISLTNPGPSGTNHSVPRLTQGQSAIIGVGAMEYPAEFQGASEKALTEMGISKIVTLTSTYDHRVIQGAESGEFLRKVHNLLLGEDNFFDDIFASLRIPYEPVRWSTDIPEGAVDKTARVLELIDAYRTRGHLMADIDPLNYRQRRHEDLDVLSHNLTLWDLDREFPVGGFAGQEHMTLRDVLGVLRDSYCRTVGVEYMHILEPDEREWLQHRVEKPHENPDQSEQKYILSKLNAAEAFETFLQTKYVGQKRFSLEGAETIIPLLDAVLDSSAQTELDEVVVGMPHRGRLNVLANIVGKPIAQIFQEFEGNLDPGQAHGSGDVKYHLGAEGKYFRMFGDGETKVSLTSNPSHLEAVDPVLEGLVRAKQDILNKGQEGFTVLPVLLHGDAAFAGQGVVAETLNLSLLRGYRTGGTVHVIINNQVGYTTTPESGRSSKYSTDVAKMTGSPVFHVNGDDPEACVWVAKLAVEYRNTFGKDVVIDMVCYRRRGHNEGDDPSMTQPSMYDAIDKMRSVRKTYTESLIGRGDITVDEAENALKDYANQLEHVFNEVRELEKHPPEPSPSVESEQQIPTKLDTSISEEEVRRIADAQTDLPEGFTPHSRVKPVLERRTKMGKEGGIDWAFGELLALGSLTTSGYPVRLTGQDTRRGTFGQRHAVVIDRKTGSEYTPLQNLSSDQAKFLTYDSALSEFAAVGFEYGYSVGNADAMVLWEAQFGDFFNGAQPIIDEFISSGEAKWGQRSDLVLLLPHGHEGQGPDHSSARIERWLQLCAEGSMTVSMPSTPANYFHLLRRHALDGIDRPLVVFTPKSMLRLKEATSPIEHFTSGKFASVIDDPTEPDPNEVRKIVLCTGKLYYELAAEQAKQESRDTAVVRLEQLYPLPHRKLGRLLERYSNASEIRWVQEEPRNQGAWPFLGLALPQQFGPELAGRLKVVARRPMAAPATGLKKVHDVEQAEVITNAFAD; this is encoded by the coding sequence GTGTCCAGCAGCAGTCCAGCCTCACAGTTCGGCCCCAACGAGTGGTTGATCGAGGAAATGTATGAGCAGTACCTCAATGACCCGTCGTCGGTAGACTCGGCATGGCACGAGTTCTTCGCCGACTACCGGCCCGGCCAGACAACCACCGGGGAGACCTCGGCTGAGGCGGCAAGCGCGACGGCGAGCCGGACCACCTCGACCGCCACCAAGGCCGACCAGCAGAACGGCCAGGTTCACAACGGCGCGACGGTGAGCTCCGCCCCGGCGGACGCGCAACGCCCCAGCTCTCAAGGTACCGCGGGCTCCCAACCGACCCAACAACAAACCGCCTCCGCCAAGAACGGTGCCGCCCAGGACGGCGCCAGGCAGAGCAGCGCGCAGCAGGCTTCCAAACCGTCCCCGCAGGAGGCGGCCAAGGCCGCACCGGTCAAGGAGGAGTCCGGCGGCGACGAGACGAAGACGTTGCGCGGTCCGGCCGCGGCGATCGCCAAGAACATGGAGCAATCGCTGTCGGTGCCCACCGCGACCAGCGTGCGCGCGATCCCGGCGAAGCTGCTCTTCGACAACCGCATCGTGATCAACAATCACCTGAAGCGGAACAAGGGCGGCAAGATCTCGTTCACCCACCTGATCGGCTACGCCCTGGTGCGCGCCCTGCGGGACTTCCCCGGCATGAACCGCCACTACGGCGAGGACGCCAAGGGCAAGCCCGCGGTGGTGACTCCCGAGCACGTCAACCTGGGCCTGGCGATCGACCTGCCGGGCAAGGACGGCTCGCGCAACCTCGTGGTGGCCTCCATCAAGGCGTGCGAGAACATGAGCTTCCTCCAGTTCTGGCAGGCCTACGAGGACATCATCCGCAAGGCGCGCAACAACGCGCTGACCGCCGAGGACTTCGCGGGCACCACGATCTCGCTGACCAACCCGGGCCCCAGCGGAACCAACCACTCGGTGCCCAGGCTCACCCAGGGTCAGAGCGCCATCATCGGCGTGGGCGCCATGGAGTACCCCGCCGAGTTCCAGGGCGCCAGCGAGAAGGCGCTCACCGAGATGGGCATCAGCAAGATCGTGACGCTGACCTCGACCTACGACCACCGGGTGATCCAGGGCGCCGAGTCCGGCGAGTTCCTGCGCAAGGTGCACAACCTGCTGCTCGGCGAGGACAACTTCTTCGACGACATCTTCGCCTCGCTGCGCATCCCCTACGAGCCGGTTCGCTGGTCCACCGACATCCCGGAGGGCGCGGTCGACAAGACCGCCCGGGTGCTGGAGCTGATCGACGCCTACCGCACCCGCGGTCACCTGATGGCCGACATCGACCCGCTGAACTACCGGCAGCGCAGGCACGAGGACCTCGACGTCCTCTCGCACAACCTGACGCTGTGGGACCTCGACCGGGAGTTCCCCGTCGGTGGTTTCGCCGGGCAGGAGCACATGACCCTGCGCGACGTCCTGGGTGTGCTGCGGGACTCCTACTGCCGCACGGTCGGCGTGGAGTACATGCACATCCTCGAGCCGGACGAGCGCGAGTGGCTCCAGCACCGCGTCGAGAAGCCGCACGAGAACCCGGACCAGTCCGAGCAGAAGTACATCCTGTCCAAGCTCAACGCGGCCGAGGCCTTCGAGACCTTCCTGCAGACCAAGTACGTCGGGCAGAAGCGCTTCTCCCTGGAGGGCGCCGAGACCATCATCCCGCTGTTGGACGCGGTGCTGGACTCCTCGGCGCAGACCGAGCTCGACGAGGTCGTGGTCGGCATGCCCCACCGGGGCAGGCTCAACGTGCTCGCCAACATCGTCGGCAAGCCGATCGCCCAGATCTTCCAGGAGTTCGAGGGCAACCTCGACCCGGGCCAGGCGCACGGCTCCGGCGACGTGAAGTACCACCTGGGAGCCGAGGGCAAGTACTTCAGGATGTTCGGTGACGGCGAGACCAAGGTCTCGCTGACCTCCAACCCCTCGCACCTGGAAGCCGTCGACCCCGTGCTGGAAGGCCTCGTCCGGGCCAAGCAGGACATCCTGAACAAGGGTCAGGAGGGCTTCACCGTGCTGCCGGTGCTGCTGCACGGTGACGCCGCCTTCGCGGGACAGGGCGTGGTCGCCGAGACGCTGAACCTCTCGCTGCTGCGGGGCTACCGCACCGGCGGGACGGTGCACGTGATCATCAACAACCAGGTCGGCTACACCACCACGCCCGAGTCGGGGCGTTCGAGCAAGTACTCCACGGACGTGGCCAAGATGACCGGTTCCCCGGTGTTCCACGTCAACGGCGACGACCCCGAGGCCTGCGTCTGGGTCGCCAAGCTCGCGGTGGAGTACCGCAACACCTTCGGCAAGGACGTCGTGATCGACATGGTGTGCTACCGCAGGCGCGGGCACAACGAGGGCGACGACCCGTCGATGACCCAGCCGTCCATGTACGACGCCATCGACAAGATGCGCAGCGTCCGCAAGACCTACACCGAGTCGCTGATCGGGCGCGGCGACATCACCGTCGACGAGGCCGAGAACGCGCTCAAGGACTACGCCAACCAGCTCGAGCACGTGTTCAACGAGGTGCGCGAGCTGGAGAAGCACCCGCCGGAACCGAGTCCCTCGGTCGAGTCCGAGCAGCAGATCCCCACCAAGCTGGACACCAGCATCTCCGAGGAGGAAGTGCGGCGGATCGCCGACGCGCAGACCGACCTCCCGGAGGGCTTCACCCCGCACTCGAGGGTCAAGCCCGTGCTGGAGCGGCGCACCAAGATGGGCAAGGAAGGCGGGATCGACTGGGCGTTCGGCGAGCTGCTCGCGCTCGGGTCGCTGACCACCTCGGGCTACCCGGTGCGGCTGACCGGGCAGGACACCCGGCGCGGCACCTTCGGGCAGCGGCACGCGGTGGTCATCGACCGCAAGACCGGCTCCGAGTACACCCCGCTGCAGAACCTCTCCTCGGACCAGGCCAAGTTCCTCACCTACGACTCCGCGCTGTCGGAGTTCGCCGCCGTCGGCTTCGAGTACGGCTACTCGGTGGGCAACGCCGACGCCATGGTGCTGTGGGAGGCCCAGTTCGGCGACTTCTTCAACGGGGCCCAGCCGATCATCGACGAGTTCATCTCCTCCGGTGAGGCCAAGTGGGGACAGCGCTCGGACCTGGTCCTGCTGCTCCCGCACGGTCACGAGGGCCAGGGCCCCGACCACAGCTCGGCCCGCATCGAGCGCTGGCTGCAGCTGTGCGCGGAAGGGTCCATGACGGTGTCCATGCCGTCCACCCCGGCGAACTACTTCCACCTGCTGCGCAGGCACGCCCTGGACGGCATCGACCGGCCGCTGGTCGTGTTCACCCCCAAGTCGATGCTGCGGCTCAAGGAGGCCACCAGCCCGATCGAGCACTTCACCTCCGGCAAGTTCGCCTCGGTCATCGACGACCCGACCGAGCCGGACCCGAACGAGGTGCGCAAGATCGTGCTCTGCACCGGCAAGCTCTACTACGAGCTGGCCGCCGAGCAGGCCAAGCAGGAGTCCCGGGACACGGCGGTCGTGCGGCTGGAGCAGCTCTACCCGCTCCCGCACCGCAAGCTGGGCAGGCTGCTGGAGCGCTACTCCAACGCCTCCGAGATCCGCTGGGTGCAGGAGGAGCCGCGCAACCAGGGAGCCTGGCCGTTCCTCGGGCTCGCGCTGCCCCAGCAGTTCGGTCCCGAGCTGGCGGGGCGGCTCAAGGTCGTCGCGCGCAGGCCCATGGCCGCCCCGGCCACCGGGCTCAAGAAGGTTCACGACGTGGAGCAGGCTGAGGTCATTACCAACGCCTTCGCCGACTGA
- the tdh gene encoding L-threonine 3-dehydrogenase, with amino-acid sequence MRALVKPAAAPGLELTEVADPEPGPRDVVLKILRTGICGTDLHIDAWDEWAAENITPPLIAGHEFVGEVVEVGAGVRQVAVGDLVSGEGHLVCGRCRNCLAGRRHLCANTRGLGVHYDGAFAEYAAVPESNCWVHQQAVDPDVAAVFDPFGNAVHTALSFPVVGEDVLITGAGPIGLMAASVARHAGARHIVITDASEYRLELARRIGVDFAMNVSEHEPHEVQERLGMTEGFDVGMEMCGQPSALRDMISNMAHGGHIAMLGLPAEGFAIDWSSVVLKMLTLKGVYGREMFETWYSMSVLLESGLDLSPVITHRFGRTEHRKAFDTARGGRCGKVILDWTV; translated from the coding sequence GTGCGAGCACTGGTGAAACCGGCCGCCGCGCCGGGGCTGGAGCTCACCGAGGTCGCCGACCCGGAACCCGGGCCGCGGGACGTGGTCCTCAAGATCCTGCGAACCGGGATCTGCGGCACCGACCTGCACATCGACGCCTGGGACGAGTGGGCGGCCGAGAACATCACCCCACCCCTGATCGCGGGTCACGAATTCGTGGGAGAAGTGGTCGAGGTCGGCGCGGGGGTTCGCCAGGTGGCCGTGGGCGACCTGGTCAGCGGCGAGGGCCACCTGGTCTGCGGCAGGTGCCGCAACTGCCTGGCGGGCAGGAGGCACCTGTGCGCGAACACCCGGGGACTCGGGGTGCACTACGACGGCGCGTTCGCCGAGTACGCGGCCGTGCCCGAGTCGAACTGCTGGGTGCACCAGCAGGCCGTCGACCCGGACGTGGCCGCCGTCTTCGACCCGTTCGGAAACGCCGTGCACACGGCGCTGAGCTTTCCGGTCGTCGGCGAGGACGTGCTGATCACCGGCGCGGGCCCCATCGGACTGATGGCGGCGAGCGTGGCGCGGCACGCGGGCGCCCGCCACATCGTGATCACCGACGCCAGCGAGTACCGGTTGGAGCTCGCGCGCCGGATCGGCGTGGACTTCGCCATGAACGTCTCCGAGCACGAGCCGCACGAGGTCCAGGAACGGCTCGGGATGACCGAGGGCTTCGACGTGGGCATGGAGATGTGCGGCCAGCCCTCGGCGCTGCGCGACATGATCTCCAACATGGCCCACGGCGGGCACATAGCCATGCTCGGCCTGCCTGCCGAGGGCTTCGCCATCGACTGGAGCTCCGTCGTGCTCAAGATGCTCACCCTCAAGGGCGTCTACGGCAGGGAGATGTTCGAGACCTGGTACTCGATGTCGGTGCTGCTGGAGTCGGGTCTGGACCTGAGCCCCGTGATCACCCACCGCTTCGGCCGCACCGAGCATCGGAAGGCCTTCGACACCGCACGCGGAGGCCGGTGCGGCAAGGTCATCCTGGACTGGACGGTGTAG
- a CDS encoding toxin-antitoxin system HicB family antitoxin, whose product MRQLIARVDDELHRRLKAKASSENRSLNELVTEALSRVVDGSASLRTVRQRARSSGMLVEVEGTDQAPDLDELEAETRGFGRGVGQALEADRGEW is encoded by the coding sequence ATGAGGCAGTTGATCGCGCGGGTGGACGACGAGCTTCACCGGCGGCTGAAGGCGAAGGCCAGCAGCGAGAACCGTAGCCTGAACGAGCTGGTCACCGAGGCGCTCTCGCGGGTGGTGGACGGGTCGGCCAGCCTTCGGACGGTGCGTCAGCGGGCACGTTCCTCCGGAATGCTCGTCGAGGTCGAGGGGACGGACCAGGCGCCCGATCTGGACGAACTGGAAGCCGAAACCCGCGGTTTCGGCCGCGGCGTGGGGCAGGCCCTCGAGGCGGACAGGGGGGAGTGGTGA
- a CDS encoding DUF6104 family protein, producing MYFTDRGLEELEERRGDERVSMVWLADRMRAFVDENPEFEDSVERLATFLARDEGDEESSADEEAEVEQ from the coding sequence TTGTACTTCACCGACCGTGGCCTCGAAGAGCTCGAGGAACGTCGCGGCGACGAACGGGTGAGCATGGTCTGGCTGGCCGACCGGATGCGTGCCTTCGTCGACGAGAACCCCGAGTTCGAGGACTCCGTCGAGCGGTTGGCGACCTTCCTGGCCCGCGATGAGGGCGACGAGGAGAGCTCCGCGGACGAGGAGGCGGAGGTCGAGCAGTGA
- a CDS encoding ABC transporter ATP-binding protein yields the protein MSETGEARPKSGWIRRLTAACWRHPVTVLLSMGSAVTAVGMEAAVPVLTKIAVDDAVSGTTARLAWIILAMIGLGLFRFGAAFVRRYSAGKLAVDVQHDLRRSVFGSLQRLDGGKQDSLRTGQVVSRSISDLQLVNGLLSMLPLAAGTVMLAVFSLTAMLWLSPLLTLIALVVGPLIALVTAYSKKRLFPATWTAQQRAADIAEQVEETVSGVRVVKGFGQERHEVERMTTRARRLFADRMRAARVTASPAAHLTALPLAGQVGVLGLGGWLALNGQVSVGTFIAFAGYLTMLAGPARMLSNVLIQSQHARAGLERLHDVIDTRPDVTDSPDAVDLPSGPLRVEMNEVHFGYTADQPVLRGANLDVRPGETLALIGSAGSGKSTVSLLLPRFYDVRSGSIRIGAEDPESFERDIRQVRMDSLRSAVGVVFEEAFLFSDTIRGNISYGHPDATEQEIVAAARAAEAHDFVIDLPQGYDTVVGERGLTLSGGQRQRIALARALLTDPRVLVLDDATSAVDPTTEAAIHDTLRSVTAERTTLLIAHRSSTLELADRIAVLDEGRIVDSGTRRELERRSELFRSLLSGPSGPVDRAVPGESSGHPVGAPGQEPTPELWPGERRGSGQASPAAPARVDTARTGGAAATARAGGAAAARSAGGAASATAETPPTAELAEAIDRLPRATDEPELHGVNPTAPDPCFRLRELFRPIRGKLLLTVLLFALSAVASVSLPSLVRWGVDGGVGANDPRTLFTATAVGAGVVLLGWVAVRAQTVVAARTGENLLYLLRLRSFSHLQRLGLDFYERERAGRIMTRMTTDVDALSSFLQTGLATAVVSLSTIIGVATALLVTDLSLALVSLSVLPLLVIATVIFRRVSSVAYAEARERVSTVNAEMQENVSGLRVSQAHRRERLAAERFAERSDAYRRSRLRAQRYIATYFPFVTMLSELAQAVVLGVGATRVAQGELTAGVLAAFLLYLGMFFSPVQQLSGVFDSYQQALVGLRRIGELLRTPTTVPEATHPATVPSKLSGEVELRSVSFHYPGSDDAALSDVSLHATPGETIALVGATGAGKSTLVKLLARFYDASEGAVLADDVNIRDYPTCGYHRHLAVVPQEGHLFAGDVASNIAYGRPDAGPAEIERAARRVGALPGIAALPDGFRQHAGEGGRSLSAGQRQLVALARAELVDPDILLLDEATAALDPATEAMVAAAHNRLAENRTTFVVAHRLATAARADRIAVLDGGRIVEQGTHRELLAEDGFYARLWESGGDFDGLDEQLPQRSEVGEQAERVTTSP from the coding sequence GTGTCCGAAACCGGAGAAGCACGCCCGAAATCGGGTTGGATCCGGCGGCTGACCGCCGCCTGCTGGCGCCACCCCGTGACCGTGTTGCTTTCCATGGGCTCCGCCGTGACCGCGGTCGGCATGGAAGCGGCCGTACCCGTACTGACCAAGATCGCGGTGGACGACGCGGTGTCCGGAACGACCGCACGACTCGCCTGGATCATCCTCGCGATGATCGGGCTGGGACTGTTCCGCTTCGGCGCCGCGTTCGTGCGCCGCTACAGCGCGGGCAAACTCGCCGTGGACGTGCAGCACGACCTGCGCAGGTCCGTGTTCGGTTCCCTCCAGCGCCTCGACGGGGGCAAGCAGGACTCACTGCGCACCGGGCAGGTCGTCTCGCGTTCGATCAGCGATCTGCAGCTGGTCAACGGGTTGTTGTCCATGCTGCCGCTGGCCGCGGGCACCGTGATGCTCGCCGTCTTCTCCCTCACGGCGATGCTGTGGTTGTCGCCGCTGCTCACGCTGATCGCGCTCGTGGTCGGTCCGCTGATCGCCCTGGTCACGGCCTACAGCAAGAAACGGCTGTTCCCGGCGACCTGGACCGCGCAGCAGCGCGCCGCCGACATCGCCGAGCAGGTCGAGGAAACCGTGAGCGGCGTTCGAGTGGTCAAGGGCTTCGGGCAGGAGCGACACGAGGTCGAGCGGATGACAACCCGCGCGCGCCGCCTGTTCGCCGACCGGATGCGCGCCGCCAGGGTGACCGCCTCGCCCGCGGCGCACCTGACGGCGCTTCCGCTCGCCGGGCAGGTCGGCGTGCTCGGACTCGGCGGCTGGCTGGCGCTGAACGGGCAGGTCAGCGTGGGCACGTTCATCGCCTTCGCCGGGTACCTGACCATGCTCGCCGGTCCGGCGCGGATGCTGTCCAACGTGCTGATCCAGTCCCAGCACGCCAGGGCCGGGCTGGAACGACTCCACGACGTGATCGACACCCGGCCGGACGTGACCGACTCCCCCGACGCGGTGGACCTGCCCTCCGGTCCGCTGCGGGTGGAGATGAACGAGGTCCACTTCGGCTACACCGCTGACCAGCCCGTGCTGCGCGGGGCCAACCTGGACGTCCGGCCCGGCGAGACCCTGGCCCTGATCGGCTCGGCCGGATCGGGCAAATCGACCGTGTCGCTGCTGCTTCCGCGCTTCTACGACGTGCGCTCCGGCAGCATCCGGATCGGCGCGGAGGATCCGGAGTCCTTCGAACGGGACATCCGGCAAGTGCGGATGGACTCGCTGCGCTCGGCGGTCGGTGTCGTCTTCGAGGAGGCCTTCCTGTTCTCGGACACGATCAGGGGAAACATCTCCTACGGGCACCCGGACGCCACCGAGCAGGAGATCGTCGCGGCGGCCCGCGCGGCCGAGGCGCACGACTTCGTGATCGACCTGCCCCAGGGCTACGACACCGTCGTGGGGGAACGCGGCCTGACCCTGTCCGGGGGACAACGCCAGCGGATAGCCCTGGCCCGGGCCCTGCTGACCGACCCGCGGGTGCTGGTCCTGGACGACGCGACCTCGGCCGTGGACCCGACCACCGAGGCCGCCATCCACGACACCCTGCGCTCCGTCACCGCCGAACGGACCACCCTGCTGATCGCGCACCGCAGTTCCACCCTCGAACTGGCCGACCGGATCGCGGTGCTCGACGAGGGCAGGATCGTCGACAGCGGAACCAGGCGGGAGCTGGAGCGGCGTTCGGAACTGTTCCGCTCCCTGCTGTCCGGCCCGTCCGGGCCGGTGGATCGGGCCGTGCCCGGGGAGTCGTCCGGACATCCGGTGGGAGCACCCGGGCAGGAGCCGACCCCGGAGCTCTGGCCGGGCGAACGGCGCGGCTCGGGACAGGCGTCTCCCGCGGCCCCCGCGCGCGTCGACACCGCCCGGACCGGGGGAGCCGCCGCCACCGCCCGCGCAGGCGGTGCCGCGGCAGCGCGCTCAGCCGGGGGCGCGGCGAGTGCCACGGCGGAGACCCCGCCCACGGCGGAACTGGCCGAGGCGATCGACCGACTGCCCCGCGCCACGGACGAACCCGAGCTGCACGGGGTGAACCCGACCGCCCCCGACCCGTGCTTCCGGCTGCGTGAGCTGTTCCGGCCGATCCGGGGGAAGCTGCTGCTCACAGTGCTGCTGTTCGCCCTGAGCGCCGTCGCCTCGGTGAGCCTTCCCTCGCTGGTGCGCTGGGGCGTCGACGGCGGGGTCGGGGCGAACGACCCGAGGACGCTGTTCACCGCGACCGCGGTCGGAGCGGGTGTGGTGCTGCTCGGCTGGGTGGCCGTGCGCGCGCAGACGGTGGTGGCCGCCCGCACCGGGGAGAACCTGCTGTACCTGCTCCGGCTGCGCAGCTTCTCCCACCTGCAGCGGCTGGGGCTGGACTTCTACGAGCGGGAGCGGGCCGGGCGGATCATGACGCGGATGACCACAGATGTGGACGCGCTCTCCTCGTTCCTGCAGACGGGGCTGGCCACGGCCGTGGTCAGCCTCTCCACGATCATCGGGGTGGCCACGGCGCTGCTGGTCACCGACCTCTCGCTCGCGCTGGTCTCCCTGTCGGTGCTGCCGCTGCTGGTGATCGCCACCGTGATCTTCCGCAGGGTCTCCTCCGTGGCCTACGCGGAGGCGCGCGAGCGGGTCAGCACGGTCAACGCCGAGATGCAGGAGAACGTCTCCGGGCTGCGCGTGTCCCAGGCGCACCGCAGGGAGCGGCTGGCGGCCGAGCGCTTCGCCGAGCGCAGCGACGCCTACCGGCGCTCGCGGCTGCGGGCCCAGCGCTACATCGCCACCTACTTCCCCTTCGTGACGATGCTCTCCGAGCTGGCCCAGGCCGTGGTGCTCGGCGTCGGGGCGACGCGCGTCGCCCAGGGGGAGCTGACGGCCGGTGTGCTGGCGGCGTTCCTGCTGTACCTGGGGATGTTCTTCAGCCCGGTGCAGCAGCTGTCCGGGGTGTTCGACTCCTACCAGCAGGCCCTGGTCGGGCTGCGCAGGATCGGCGAGCTGCTGCGCACCCCCACGACCGTTCCCGAGGCCACCCACCCGGCCACGGTGCCGAGCAAGCTCTCCGGCGAGGTCGAGCTCCGCTCGGTGTCCTTCCACTACCCGGGCTCGGACGACGCGGCGCTGTCCGACGTCTCGCTGCACGCGACGCCCGGCGAGACCATCGCGCTCGTCGGAGCGACGGGTGCGGGCAAGTCGACGCTGGTCAAGCTGCTGGCCAGGTTCTACGACGCCTCCGAGGGCGCGGTGCTGGCCGACGACGTCAACATCCGCGACTACCCGACCTGCGGATACCACCGGCACCTGGCCGTGGTCCCCCAGGAGGGGCACCTGTTCGCGGGGGACGTCGCGAGCAACATCGCCTACGGCCGTCCCGACGCCGGACCGGCCGAGATCGAGCGAGCGGCTCGCCGGGTGGGGGCGCTGCCGGGCATAGCCGCGCTCCCGGACGGTTTCCGCCAGCACGCGGGCGAGGGCGGCCGCTCGCTCTCGGCCGGGCAGCGCCAGCTCGTCGCCCTCGCCAGGGCCGAGCTCGTCGACCCGGACATCCTGCTGCTGGACGAGGCCACCGCGGCGCTGGACCCGGCGACCGAGGCGATGGTCGCCGCGGCGCACAACCGCCTCGCGGAGAACAGGACCACCTTCGTGGTCGCGCACCGGTTGGCCACCGCGGCCCGCGCGGACCGCATCGCCGTGCTGGACGGCGGGCGGATCGTGGAGCAGGGCACCCACCGGGAGCTGCTGGCCGAGGACGGCTTCTACGCGCGGCTGTGGGAGAGCGGAGGCGACTTCGACGGCCTCGACGAGCAGCTGCCGCAACGCTCGGAAGTCGGGGAGCAGGCCGAACGGGTGACCACGAGTCCCTAG
- a CDS encoding glycine C-acetyltransferase, with product MLGKVAEDLRGRLDEIRSAGLYKHERVLDTPQRARVAVSSDGSEEEVLNLCANNYLGLADNPELVEAAKRALDQWGLGMASVRFICGTQAPHKELERRLAEFLGTGDTILYSSCFDANTGLFESLLDEQDVIISDELNHASIIDGVRLCKARRARYGNRDMAELERKLIEHADARHRLIVTDGVFSMDGYLAPLDEICELAERHDAMVMVDDSHAVGFLGSTGAGTPELFGVTDRVDIVTGTLGKALGGASGGYVAAWPEIVELLRQRSRPYLFSNSLAPPIVASALAALDLIASRPELREQLRSNSELFRSRMTEAGFDLLPGQHPIIPVMIGDAAEAARMAELLLEEGVYVIGFSYPVVPHGKARIRTQMSAALDSSDVENAVAAFVRAREKAGKLAQ from the coding sequence ATGCTCGGCAAAGTCGCCGAAGACCTGCGCGGCAGGCTGGACGAGATCCGCTCGGCGGGCCTGTACAAGCACGAGCGCGTCCTGGACACCCCGCAGCGGGCACGGGTCGCGGTCAGCTCGGACGGCTCCGAGGAGGAAGTGCTCAACCTCTGCGCCAACAACTACCTGGGGCTGGCCGACAACCCCGAGCTGGTCGAGGCCGCCAAGCGGGCGCTGGACCAGTGGGGGCTCGGAATGGCCTCCGTGCGGTTCATCTGCGGAACCCAGGCACCGCACAAGGAGCTGGAACGGCGGCTGGCCGAGTTCCTCGGCACCGGGGACACGATCCTGTACAGCTCGTGCTTCGACGCGAACACCGGCCTGTTCGAGAGCCTGCTCGACGAGCAGGACGTGATCATCTCCGACGAGCTCAACCACGCGAGCATCATCGACGGCGTCCGGCTGTGCAAGGCCCGCCGCGCGCGCTACGGCAACCGCGACATGGCCGAGCTGGAGCGCAAGCTGATCGAGCACGCCGACGCCAGGCACCGGCTGATCGTCACCGACGGCGTGTTCTCCATGGACGGCTACCTGGCCCCGCTGGACGAGATCTGCGAACTGGCCGAGCGACACGACGCGATGGTCATGGTCGACGACTCGCACGCGGTCGGCTTCCTCGGCTCCACCGGAGCGGGCACCCCTGAGCTGTTCGGGGTCACCGACCGGGTGGACATCGTCACCGGAACCCTGGGCAAGGCCCTGGGCGGCGCCAGCGGCGGCTACGTCGCGGCCTGGCCGGAGATCGTGGAGCTGCTGCGCCAGCGCTCCCGCCCCTACCTGTTCTCCAACTCGCTGGCTCCCCCGATCGTCGCCTCGGCGCTGGCCGCGCTGGACCTCATCGCGAGCCGCCCGGAGCTGCGCGAGCAGCTGCGCTCCAACAGCGAGCTCTTCCGCTCCCGAATGACCGAGGCGGGATTCGACCTGCTGCCCGGGCAGCACCCGATCATCCCGGTGATGATCGGCGACGCGGCCGAAGCCGCGCGCATGGCCGAGCTGCTCCTGGAGGAAGGGGTCTACGTCATCGGGTTCTCCTACCCGGTGGTTCCCCACGGCAAGGCCCGCATCCGCACTCAGATGTCGGCCGCGCTCGACTCCTCCGACGTCGAGAACGCGGTGGCCGCGTTCGTCAGGGCCCGCGAAAAAGCAGGTAAGCTGGCCCAATGA